From Diospyros lotus cultivar Yz01 chromosome 4, ASM1463336v1, whole genome shotgun sequence, a single genomic window includes:
- the LOC127800274 gene encoding ethylene receptor 2-like — protein MLKTLASGILVSSILFSISAADNGFPRCDCNEEGFWSTENILVCQKVGDFLIAVAYFSIPIELLYFVSCSNVPFKWVLFQFIAFIVLCGMTHLLNGWTYGPHPFQLMVALTVFKFLTALVSIATAITLITLIPLLLKVKVREFMLKKKTWDLGREVGIIRRQKEAGWHVRMLTQEIRKFIDRPMILYTTMVELSKTLDLQNCAVWMPNEIRTEMNLTHELKGRNLPNSYNTSIPITDPCVQEIKGTDGVKILEPDSALAAASSDGPAEPGPVAAIRMPMLRVSNFKGGTPEMIPTCHAILVLVLPGGHGRFWSNQELEIVKVVADQVAVAISHATVLEESRLMMDQLVEQNRALQQAKQDAMMASQARNSFQKVMSDGMRRPMHSILGLLSLVQGENLSGEQQILVDAMCKTSNVLSTLINDVMDMPAAKDSGRFLLEMRTFRLHSLIREAACVAKCLCAYRGCSFVAEIQKSLPDHVMGDERRVFQVILHMVRNLLHGSAGGGSVTFRVHSESGSQGGNVQQWAAWRTSSSSSDGHVDVKFEIGINNSNSQLEHPMPGVQFVRRKNSHSKEGVEEALSFSVCKKLVQLMRGNIWVVPKPDGFDQSMALVLRFQLSPSIVIGISEVGDSASAEYPHSNSLFKGLRVLLADEDDVNRAVTRKLLQKLGCAVSTVASGHECLSALAPACTSFQVVLLDLSLPGLDGFEVSMRIRKFRSHSWPLLIALTASSDVDVWERCIQIGMNGVIRKPAMLQGIADELRKVLLQANKVM, from the exons ATGTTAAAGACATTAGCATCTGGAATTTTGGTTTCGTCGATACTCTTCTCCATTTCCGCTGCTGATAATGGATTCCCCCGGTGTGATTGCAACGAGGAGGGGTTTTGGAGCACTGAAAACATTCTGGTTTGCCAAAAAGTGGGCGACTTCTTGATTGCCGTTGCCTATTTCTCGATCCCAATCGAGCTTCTCTACTTCGTTAGCTGCTCGAACGTTCCATTCAAATGGGTGCTCTTCCAATTCATCGCTTTCATTGTGCTATGTGGCATGACACATTTGCTCAATGGCTGGACTTATGGCCCGCACCCGTTTCAGTTAATGGTAGCCCTCACTGTTTTCAAGTTCCTCACTGCTCTTGTGTCGATTGCCACCGCCATCACGCTCATCACGCTCATCCCTTTACTTCTCAAAGTGAAGGTCAGAGAGTTCATGCTGAAGAAGAAAACATGGGATCTTGGCCGGGAGGTTGGGATCATAAGGAGGCAGAAGGAAGCCGGGTGGCATGTTCGGATGCTCACTCAAGAGATCCGGAAGTTTATTGACCGGCCTATGATTTTGTACACCACTATGGTTGAGCTATCTAAGACACTGGATTTGCAGAATTGTGCTGTTTGGATGCCTAATGAGATCAGAACAGAGATGAACCTGACACACGAGTTGAAAGGAAGGAATTTGCCGAACTCTTACAATACATCAATCCCAATTACTGATCCGTGTGTTCAAGAGATCAAAGGGACTGACGGAGTAAAGATACTCGAGCCTGACTCGGCGCTTGCTGCTGCGAGCAGTGACGGGCCTGCTGAACCTGGACCCGTGGCTGCCATTAGGATGCCAATGCTGAGGGTTTCAAACTTCAAAGGCGGGACTCCTGAGATGATTCCGACTTGTCACGCCATACTAGTTTTGGTTCTTCCGGGCGGGCATGGTAGATTTTGGAGCAATCAGGAACTTGAAATAGTAAAAGTCGTTGCAGATCAGGTTGCGGTGGCTATTTCTCACGCCACAGTGCTTGAAGAATCACGGCTTATGATGGACCAACTGGTGGAGCAAAATAGAGCGTTGCAGCAGGCAAAGCAGGACGCAATGATGGCAAGCCAGGCCCGAAACTCGTTCCAAAAGGTAATGAGCGATGGAATGAGGAGACCGATGCACTCGATTTTGGGTTTGCTTTCATTGGTGCAAGGTGAGAACTTGAGTGGCGAGCAACAGATCCTCGTCGATGCCATGTGTAAGACCAGCAACGTGCTCTCGACCCTGATAAATGATGTAATGGACATGCCAGCCGCCAAGGATAGCGGAAGGTTCCTGTTGGAGATGAGGACCTTCCGGCTGCATTCTCTGATAAGGGAAGCCGCCTGCGTTGCCAAGTGCTTGTGTGCTTATAGGGGCTGCAGTTTTGTAGCTGAGATTCAGAAGTCTTTACCCGACCACGTTATGGGAGATGAGAGAAGGGTTTTCCAAGTTATTTTGCATATGGTCCGGAACCTGTTGCATGGAAGCGCTGGAGGTGGATCTGTAACGTTTCGGGTTCACTCAGAGAGTGGAAGTCAGGGAGGGAACGTTCAACAATGGGCGGCCTGGAGAACAAGCTCGTCATCTTCCGATGGCCATGTTGATGTGAAGTTTGAAATTGGGATTAACAACAGCAATTCTCAATTGGAGCACCCAATGCCCGGAGTGCAGTTTGTTCGCCGGAAGAACAGCCACAGCAAGGAGGGAGTTGAGGAAGCCTTGAGCTTCAGCGTTTGCAAAAAGCTTGTACAG TTGATGAGAGGCAACATTTGGGTTGTCCCAAAACCAGACGGCTTTGATCAAAGCATGGCACTCGTTCTGCGGTTCCAACTCTCGCCATCCATCGTGATAGGCATCTCCGAGGTCGGAGACTCCGCCTCCGCCGAGTATCCCCACTCGAATTCGCTTTTCAAGGGCCTTCGGGTTCTGTTAGCCGATGAAGATGACGTGAACAGGGCCGTGACACGAAAGCTGCTTCAGAAGCTCGGATGCGCAGTTTCCACGGTTGCATCCGGGCACGAATGCCTCAGCGCCCTTGCTCCGGCCTGCACTTCCTTCCAGGTTGTGCTTCTCGACCTCAGCTTGCCCGGCCTGGACGGGTTCGAAGTTTCCATGAGAATCCGCAAGTTTCGGAGCCACAGCTGGCCGCTGCTCATCGCCTTGACAGCGAGCAGCGACGTTGATGTGTGGGAGAGATGCATTCAGATTGGGATGAACGGAGTCATCAGGAAGCCGGCAATGTTACAGGGAATAGCAGATGAGCTGAGGAAAGTCCTGCTTCAGGCCAACAAAGTCATGTGA